A genome region from Natronobeatus ordinarius includes the following:
- a CDS encoding DUF7116 family protein produces the protein MRLVEQARSIFAELGYTVEGTGPEFRAERAWKVVHVNPVSDARELPSSTGEFQCFVAQPDDADDLERRLRSRNPDYEWAIIVVDGEEYQVERAPPGPTVSA, from the coding sequence ATGCGACTCGTCGAGCAGGCCAGGTCGATTTTCGCAGAGCTCGGGTACACCGTCGAAGGAACCGGTCCGGAGTTTCGGGCAGAGCGTGCGTGGAAAGTCGTCCACGTGAACCCCGTAAGCGACGCGCGAGAGCTTCCGTCGTCAACGGGAGAGTTTCAGTGTTTCGTCGCCCAGCCCGACGACGCCGACGACTTAGAGCGCCGCCTTCGCTCACGAAACCCGGACTACGAGTGGGCCATCATCGTCGTCGACGGCGAGGAGTATCAGGTCGAGCGCGCACCACCGGGACCGACCGTCTCAGCGTAA
- a CDS encoding helix-turn-helix domain-containing protein yields the protein MGVRSALTERQREVLQAALEVNYYETPRRATAADVADHLGCTASTASEHLREAEARVIRELFDG from the coding sequence GTGGGCGTCCGGTCCGCGCTGACCGAGCGCCAACGCGAGGTCCTCCAGGCTGCACTCGAGGTCAACTACTACGAAACGCCGCGGCGGGCGACGGCGGCGGACGTCGCCGACCACCTCGGATGTACGGCCAGCACGGCGTCCGAACACCTGCGGGAGGCAGAAGCGAGGGTGATCCGGGAACTGTTCGACGGGTGA
- a CDS encoding OBG GTPase family GTP-binding protein has product MGLEEEIEAIEEEIASTPYNKSTEAHIGRLKSKLAEKKEKLENQSSAGGGTGYSVEKHGDATVALVGFPSVGKSSLLNSLTNAESETGEYEFTTLDVQPGMLKHRGANIQVLDVPGLISGAATGKGDGKQVLSVVRNADLILFVLSVFEIDQYDRLQEELYDINIRVDQDPPRVTVRPKIKDGIKITSSADQDLDEDTIKEVLRDQGYVNADLNLGESVTIDRLIDGLMENREYIPSITCVNKVDLITPDYKETVDEQLRERGLDPEAVTFISAEAERGLEALKDRLWENLGLIRVYMDKPGRGIDWEEPLVIEEGSTIEDAVEKLGGEFKERFRFARVSGPSATHDEQQVGTEHVLEDEDVLKLILRR; this is encoded by the coding sequence ATGGGGCTCGAGGAGGAGATCGAAGCAATCGAAGAGGAGATCGCCAGCACGCCCTACAACAAGTCGACGGAGGCGCACATCGGTCGCCTGAAGTCGAAGCTCGCCGAGAAGAAAGAGAAACTCGAGAATCAGTCCTCGGCGGGCGGGGGAACTGGCTACTCCGTCGAGAAACACGGCGACGCGACGGTCGCGCTCGTCGGGTTCCCGAGCGTCGGCAAGTCGTCGTTGCTCAACTCGCTCACGAACGCCGAGAGCGAAACTGGCGAGTACGAGTTCACGACGCTCGACGTCCAGCCGGGGATGCTCAAACACCGTGGGGCGAACATCCAGGTGCTCGACGTCCCCGGACTGATCAGCGGCGCAGCGACCGGAAAGGGCGACGGCAAGCAGGTGCTCTCGGTCGTTCGCAACGCCGACCTCATTCTCTTCGTCCTCTCGGTGTTCGAGATCGACCAGTACGACCGCCTCCAGGAGGAGCTGTACGACATCAACATCCGGGTCGACCAGGACCCGCCCCGGGTGACGGTTCGCCCGAAGATCAAAGACGGGATCAAGATCACCTCGAGCGCCGACCAGGACCTAGACGAGGATACGATCAAGGAGGTGCTTCGCGATCAGGGCTACGTCAACGCCGACCTCAACCTCGGCGAGTCGGTCACGATCGACCGACTCATCGACGGCCTGATGGAAAACCGCGAGTACATCCCCTCGATCACCTGCGTCAACAAGGTCGACCTGATCACGCCCGACTACAAGGAAACCGTCGACGAACAGCTCCGCGAACGCGGCCTCGACCCCGAGGCGGTGACGTTCATCAGCGCCGAAGCCGAGAGAGGACTCGAGGCGCTCAAAGACCGGCTCTGGGAGAACCTCGGACTCATCCGGGTCTACATGGACAAGCCCGGCCGCGGAATCGACTGGGAGGAGCCGCTCGTGATCGAGGAAGGGTCGACGATCGAAGACGCCGTCGAGAAGCTGGGCGGCGAGTTCAAAGAGCGCTTCCGGTTCGCCCGCGTCTCCGGCCCGAGTGCGACCCACGACGAACAGCAGGTCGGCACCGAACACGTCCTCGAGGACGAGGACGTCCTGAAGCTGATCCTTCGCCGGTAG
- a CDS encoding Gfo/Idh/MocA family protein, whose product MRYAVVGAGSWGANHVRTAASLHEEGLLDELVVCDVDERRARRLAEAYDLPFRTDVADCSIDAATVATPTRTHHDLGTRLLESGVDLLVEAPLAATPADARDLVETAADHDRTLAAGHSLRYLPALVELRRRIEGGELGTIEYLQTNYFSFRAPQTTAGVLDSIGIHDVDIFAYLLDPTDLEPDPDTVLVDETDRATTLVVDYGETVGVVNVSWETPAAGTCRHLLVAGDERSAYVDYLDDVGLELHDDRDGGSEPRSIDTRGEGPLKAALIDFLHAVETGSEPRVSGRIGAEAVSVLERAREPTGRDAPLAGEVDERS is encoded by the coding sequence ATGAGATACGCCGTCGTCGGTGCCGGTTCCTGGGGAGCGAATCACGTCCGGACCGCCGCGTCCCTGCACGAGGAAGGATTGCTCGACGAACTCGTCGTCTGCGACGTCGACGAACGACGGGCCCGCCGGCTGGCTGAAGCGTACGACCTCCCCTTTCGAACCGACGTCGCCGACTGTTCGATCGACGCAGCGACGGTAGCCACGCCCACGAGGACCCACCACGACCTCGGCACGCGGCTCCTCGAGTCGGGCGTCGACCTGCTCGTCGAGGCGCCCCTCGCCGCGACGCCCGCCGACGCCCGGGACCTCGTCGAGACCGCCGCCGACCACGATCGAACGCTCGCCGCCGGCCACTCGCTGCGATACCTGCCCGCTCTGGTCGAGCTCAGGCGTCGCATCGAGGGGGGCGAACTGGGTACGATCGAGTACCTCCAGACTAACTATTTCTCGTTTCGTGCCCCCCAGACGACGGCCGGCGTCCTGGACTCGATCGGCATCCACGACGTCGACATCTTCGCGTACCTGCTCGATCCGACGGACCTCGAGCCCGACCCCGACACCGTCCTCGTGGACGAGACCGATCGAGCGACGACGCTCGTCGTCGACTACGGTGAGACCGTTGGCGTCGTCAACGTCTCCTGGGAAACGCCCGCCGCAGGGACGTGTCGACACCTGCTCGTCGCCGGCGACGAGCGCTCGGCGTACGTGGACTACCTCGACGACGTCGGGCTCGAGCTCCACGACGACCGCGACGGTGGATCCGAGCCCAGATCTATCGACACCCGCGGGGAAGGGCCGCTAAAGGCGGCGCTGATCGACTTCCTGCACGCAGTCGAGACGGGAAGCGAGCCGAGAGTGTCCGGCCGGATCGGTGCCGAGGCCGTGTCGGTGCTCGAGCGGGCGCGGGAGCCGACTGGCCGGGACGCGCCGCTCGCCGGTGAGGTCGACGAGCGCAGCTGA
- a CDS encoding PAS domain-containing sensor histidine kinase, producing MTDSRPEYERLIDRITDAYCAVDSDWLVTYWNERMETVTGIPAADIEGDVLWGAIPELAGSSLESHCRAVMDTHESRSVETPLPGSSGAWLEVTLYADESGLSLIARELTERNAREADVRLAETVFENTQDALFLIDVDEAGDEFRLERVNPIYEAHTGLTNDELSGQRLRDVFGDEHGGAILENYRACVARREPLEYEEVLAVPDEQSYWETRIAPVVIDGRIEKIVGATRNITERKERERQYDAIFNQTYQFTGLLDTDGTLLEANDSALEFGGFDREDVVGNSLWKSGWWQTSVEAQETLKAAIESAADGEFVRYDEAVQGADGAVIIDFSLRPITDERGDVVLLVAEGRNITAHKRRAQELEQKREFLRQIQRTAAIGGWEVDFRTGRMRWTEEVYRIHELPMAYEPTVEDGIEFYHPQDRATITDAFERLQTTGEGYDLELRIVTSTDEVRWARTLGTPWYDDDGDLIGARGAFQDVTERKERERTLERTNDRLEEFTAVVSHDLRNPLTVAQAGLELARESGSPEDFDRIEAAHGRMNALIDDLLTLAHKGRQVERTSPIELAVLIESVCETLPGGWRHLEVTLEDYCLEADASRLRQLIENLLTNAVTHGGEDVTIRVGPLEDEEGFYVADDGPGIPPSMREGIFEQGYSTVSDGTGFGLAIVRGIAEAHGWTVTATESADGGARFEVATG from the coding sequence ATGACCGACTCCCGACCCGAGTACGAGCGGTTGATCGACCGCATCACAGATGCGTACTGCGCGGTCGACTCCGACTGGCTGGTCACGTACTGGAACGAACGAATGGAGACGGTAACTGGCATCCCAGCAGCTGACATCGAGGGTGACGTTCTCTGGGGCGCCATCCCCGAACTTGCTGGTTCGTCCCTCGAGTCACACTGCCGTGCGGTCATGGACACGCACGAATCGCGGTCGGTCGAAACGCCACTCCCCGGATCGTCCGGCGCCTGGCTCGAGGTAACCCTCTACGCCGACGAGAGCGGCCTGTCGCTCATCGCCCGTGAACTCACCGAGCGAAACGCCCGGGAGGCTGACGTTCGACTCGCGGAAACGGTGTTCGAGAACACGCAGGACGCACTCTTTCTCATCGACGTCGACGAAGCCGGTGACGAGTTTCGACTCGAGCGAGTGAACCCGATCTACGAAGCCCACACCGGGCTGACGAACGACGAACTCAGCGGACAGCGACTCCGGGACGTCTTCGGTGACGAACATGGAGGGGCCATCCTCGAGAACTACCGCGCGTGTGTCGCCCGACGTGAGCCACTCGAGTACGAGGAAGTCCTCGCGGTCCCCGACGAACAGTCCTATTGGGAAACGCGAATTGCACCGGTCGTTATCGACGGCCGGATCGAAAAGATCGTCGGCGCGACGCGCAATATCACCGAGCGCAAAGAACGCGAACGGCAGTACGACGCCATCTTCAACCAGACCTACCAGTTTACGGGCTTGCTCGATACCGACGGGACGCTGCTCGAGGCGAACGACTCCGCGCTGGAATTCGGGGGCTTCGACCGCGAGGACGTGGTGGGAAATTCACTCTGGAAATCCGGCTGGTGGCAGACCAGCGTGGAAGCCCAGGAGACCCTGAAAGCCGCGATCGAGTCGGCAGCCGACGGCGAGTTCGTCCGGTACGACGAAGCGGTCCAGGGCGCTGACGGGGCCGTAATTATCGACTTCTCGCTTCGGCCGATCACGGACGAACGGGGCGACGTCGTCTTGCTCGTGGCCGAGGGACGAAATATCACGGCACATAAACGACGGGCCCAGGAACTCGAGCAAAAGCGGGAGTTTCTCCGGCAGATCCAGCGAACCGCGGCGATCGGCGGCTGGGAAGTCGACTTCCGGACGGGGCGGATGCGATGGACGGAGGAAGTCTACCGCATCCACGAGCTTCCCATGGCGTACGAGCCGACGGTCGAGGACGGGATCGAATTCTATCACCCCCAGGACAGAGCGACGATCACGGACGCGTTCGAGCGGCTGCAGACGACGGGTGAGGGCTACGATCTGGAGTTGCGGATCGTCACCTCTACCGACGAGGTCCGGTGGGCCCGAACGCTCGGAACGCCGTGGTACGACGACGATGGCGACCTGATCGGTGCCCGGGGCGCGTTTCAGGACGTTACCGAACGCAAGGAGCGCGAACGGACGCTCGAGCGGACCAACGACCGTCTCGAGGAGTTCACCGCCGTCGTGAGCCACGATCTCCGCAACCCACTTACCGTTGCACAGGCCGGCCTCGAGCTCGCCCGGGAGAGCGGGTCGCCGGAGGACTTCGACCGGATCGAGGCGGCACACGGGCGGATGAACGCGCTCATCGACGACCTGTTGACGCTCGCACACAAAGGCCGGCAGGTCGAACGGACCAGCCCGATCGAACTTGCCGTCCTGATCGAGTCGGTCTGTGAGACGCTACCGGGTGGCTGGCGCCACCTGGAGGTTACACTCGAGGACTACTGCCTCGAGGCCGACGCGTCGCGGCTGCGGCAGTTGATCGAGAACCTGCTGACAAACGCGGTAACACACGGCGGCGAGGACGTGACGATCCGGGTCGGCCCCCTCGAGGACGAGGAAGGGTTCTACGTCGCAGACGACGGGCCAGGTATTCCGCCATCGATGCGTGAGGGGATCTTCGAACAGGGATACTCGACGGTCAGTGACGGGACTGGCTTCGGCCTCGCCATCGTCAGGGGAATCGCCGAAGCCCACGGCTGGACGGTCACGGCGACAGAAAGCGCCGACGGCGGTGCTCGATTCGAGGTGGCGACCGGCTAG
- a CDS encoding response regulator: MDDEDSGSASHGRVSLSSDELFRVLADSRRRTVLFHLRQHRVGTLEELLDVLTAVSTDDLDEDDRAALSTSLLHSQLPVLEDHGLLTYDPADGIVESTRLHGEIGEWLDLAVRQEIRIERAHESADRADADEEITVLLVDDEPGLPETIGAYIERENDDIAVTTAASTHEAVSTLEEASFDCIVSDYQMPAISGLDFLKVVREEDATVPFIVFTAKGSERVASEAIATGVTDYVRKGPDPERFDVLVERIRTAVTRE, from the coding sequence ATGGACGACGAGGACTCCGGTTCAGCCAGTCACGGTCGCGTTTCCCTCTCGAGTGACGAGCTCTTTCGGGTGCTCGCGGACTCGAGACGACGGACCGTCCTGTTTCACCTCCGTCAACACAGGGTTGGGACGCTCGAGGAACTGCTCGACGTACTCACCGCGGTCAGTACGGACGACCTCGACGAGGACGACCGAGCGGCCCTGTCGACGTCGTTGCTCCACAGTCAGCTCCCAGTACTCGAGGACCACGGCCTTCTCACGTACGACCCGGCGGATGGCATCGTCGAATCGACGCGGCTCCACGGCGAGATCGGCGAGTGGCTCGACCTCGCGGTTCGTCAGGAGATTCGCATCGAGAGGGCGCACGAGTCAGCCGACCGAGCCGACGCGGACGAGGAGATCACGGTGTTGCTCGTCGACGACGAGCCGGGGCTCCCCGAAACCATCGGAGCCTACATCGAACGCGAGAACGACGACATCGCGGTCACGACCGCAGCGAGCACGCACGAGGCCGTCTCGACGCTCGAGGAGGCGTCGTTCGACTGTATCGTCAGCGACTACCAGATGCCGGCCATCAGCGGCCTCGATTTTTTGAAAGTCGTTCGCGAGGAGGACGCGACGGTTCCGTTCATCGTCTTTACCGCCAAGGGAAGCGAGCGAGTCGCCAGCGAGGCGATCGCGACCGGCGTCACCGATTACGTCCGGAAGGGACCGGATCCCGAACGGTTCGACGTGCTGGTCGAACGGATTCGCACGGCCGTTACCCGGGAGTAA
- a CDS encoding cupin domain-containing protein: MTLASITELVDDLEPNELQHKEVLSTGPLTVEVGKYPTASAAPKNPHNEQELYYVLSGSGKLRVGDDTHDIEAGDLVFVEPDLEHDFFHIAEEITVLIILGPSTTPTSYGIRE; encoded by the coding sequence ATGACTCTCGCCTCGATCACCGAGCTGGTCGACGACCTCGAGCCGAACGAACTCCAGCACAAGGAAGTACTCAGTACAGGACCGCTCACCGTCGAAGTAGGAAAGTACCCCACTGCCAGTGCTGCCCCGAAGAACCCCCACAACGAGCAGGAACTGTACTACGTCCTTTCGGGGTCGGGCAAACTCCGCGTTGGCGACGACACGCACGACATCGAGGCGGGTGACCTCGTCTTCGTCGAACCCGACCTCGAGCACGACTTTTTCCACATCGCCGAAGAGATTACAGTCCTGATTATCCTCGGACCGTCGACGACTCCCACCTCGTACGGCATTCGCGAGTGA
- a CDS encoding DUF2267 domain-containing protein: MNYKEFVGQVQHRLELAEFGQAVRSTRATLTTLGERLHEGEATDLASPLPMEIDRYLTAAASGQRFDYDEFLDRVAEREGVDRADANHHAQQLVALLAEVVPAGNLEKARNQLPDDYEPLFELADFEASEDEE; this comes from the coding sequence ATGAACTACAAAGAGTTCGTCGGCCAGGTCCAGCACCGACTCGAGCTCGCGGAGTTCGGCCAGGCGGTTCGATCCACGCGGGCGACGCTCACGACGCTCGGCGAACGGCTCCACGAGGGCGAGGCGACCGACCTCGCGAGCCCGCTGCCGATGGAAATCGACCGTTACCTGACCGCGGCAGCGTCGGGCCAGCGGTTCGACTACGACGAATTCCTCGACCGGGTGGCAGAACGCGAGGGCGTCGATCGAGCGGACGCGAACCACCACGCCCAGCAGCTCGTCGCCCTGCTCGCCGAGGTCGTTCCGGCGGGAAACCTCGAGAAGGCGCGCAACCAGCTTCCCGACGACTACGAGCCGCTGTTCGAACTCGCGGACTTCGAGGCGAGCGAGGACGAGGAGTGA
- a CDS encoding CBS domain-containing protein has translation MPVENLARNDVVTATPETPIQELAATMNDSDVGSIVITDGPDPVGIVTDRDLAMRVLAEGADPAEHTAEDVMSAELCTIDRHAGFYKATELMSEHGVRRLPVVDSDGNLAGIITADDLNELLADEQQELAGVVRAQRPPY, from the coding sequence ATGCCAGTCGAAAACCTCGCACGGAACGACGTCGTGACGGCGACGCCGGAGACGCCGATCCAGGAACTCGCAGCGACCATGAACGATTCGGACGTCGGCAGCATCGTGATCACCGACGGCCCGGACCCGGTCGGGATCGTCACCGATCGCGACCTCGCGATGCGTGTGCTCGCCGAAGGGGCCGACCCGGCCGAACACACCGCCGAGGACGTGATGTCTGCAGAGCTGTGTACCATCGACCGCCACGCCGGCTTCTACAAGGCCACCGAGCTGATGAGCGAGCACGGCGTCCGACGCCTGCCGGTCGTCGACTCGGACGGGAACCTCGCCGGGATCATCACCGCCGACGACCTGAACGAACTGCTCGCCGACGAACAACAGGAGCTCGCAGGCGTCGTACGCGCTCAACGGCCGCCGTACTGA
- a CDS encoding ATP-binding protein produces MSEQRTIVVGETGTGEDVSLPVVQVLTGRGFVTGKSGSGKSNTASVIAEELLESGYPLLVVDTDGEYYGLKEEYEMLHAGADEECDVQIGPEHAEQMARLALEENVPVILDVSGYLDEEVADELLRETARQLFVKEKKLKKPFLLVVEEVHEYIPEGGGVGETGKMLIKIGKRGRKHGLGILGISQRPADVKKDFITQANWLVWHRLTWDNDTKVVGRIIDTEYAERVSELDDGQAFIQTDWTDEGVRKIQFRRKRTFDAGATPGLDDFERPELKSVSDALVGDLQEISDRKQREESRLEELERKLDQRESKIDDLQDELASARNVSTAANQLAEALSEPETVQSQLPDSSEQLRRLHDELVELEAERDELAADLEQAEAALERRDERIEELEAEVDGLELERDVLEAELESLEAELTEREAEVDRLRERTADPENGADEESTIIQPEVDAVELGYTDSGSDADGGDDDEDGAAGEWVVVDDRQQLSEALELPGVSERLERASADSRCSLETAREVVTILACDGPMRTEALAERVDRSPVAVQSLLSELRTESLLDRPDERTYAVADDVLEVLAGKRPEE; encoded by the coding sequence GTGAGCGAGCAGCGAACGATCGTCGTCGGGGAGACCGGAACCGGCGAGGACGTGAGCCTGCCCGTCGTCCAGGTGCTCACCGGCCGGGGGTTCGTCACCGGCAAGAGCGGCAGCGGGAAGTCGAACACCGCGTCGGTGATCGCCGAGGAGCTGCTCGAGTCAGGCTACCCACTCCTGGTGGTCGACACCGACGGCGAGTACTACGGGCTGAAAGAGGAGTACGAGATGCTCCACGCCGGCGCGGACGAGGAGTGTGACGTCCAGATCGGGCCGGAACACGCCGAACAGATGGCGCGACTGGCCCTCGAGGAGAACGTCCCCGTCATCCTCGACGTCTCGGGCTACCTCGACGAAGAGGTCGCCGACGAACTCTTGCGAGAGACGGCTCGGCAGCTGTTCGTCAAGGAGAAGAAGCTCAAGAAACCCTTCCTCCTCGTGGTCGAGGAGGTCCACGAGTACATCCCCGAGGGCGGCGGCGTCGGCGAGACGGGAAAGATGCTGATCAAGATCGGCAAACGGGGGCGAAAACACGGCCTCGGCATCCTGGGGATCAGCCAGCGACCGGCGGACGTCAAGAAGGACTTCATCACCCAGGCGAACTGGCTGGTCTGGCACCGGCTGACCTGGGACAACGACACGAAGGTCGTCGGCCGAATCATCGACACCGAGTACGCCGAACGCGTCTCCGAACTCGACGACGGCCAGGCGTTCATCCAGACCGACTGGACCGACGAGGGCGTCCGCAAGATCCAGTTCCGACGCAAACGCACCTTCGACGCCGGCGCGACTCCCGGCCTCGACGACTTCGAACGCCCCGAACTCAAGTCCGTCTCCGACGCCCTCGTCGGCGACCTCCAGGAGATCAGCGACCGAAAACAGCGCGAGGAGAGCCGACTCGAGGAGCTCGAGCGAAAGCTCGACCAGCGCGAGTCGAAGATCGACGACCTCCAGGACGAGCTCGCCTCCGCTCGAAACGTCTCGACGGCCGCGAATCAGCTGGCCGAGGCGCTCAGCGAACCGGAGACGGTCCAGTCACAGCTCCCCGACTCGAGCGAACAGCTCAGACGGCTTCACGACGAACTCGTCGAACTCGAGGCCGAACGGGACGAACTCGCGGCCGACCTCGAGCAGGCCGAGGCGGCGCTCGAGCGACGGGACGAACGGATCGAAGAACTCGAAGCCGAGGTCGACGGGCTCGAACTCGAGCGCGACGTCTTAGAGGCCGAACTCGAGAGCCTCGAAGCCGAGCTCACAGAGCGCGAGGCGGAGGTCGATCGCCTCCGCGAACGGACGGCCGACCCCGAGAATGGGGCGGACGAGGAGTCGACGATCATCCAGCCCGAGGTCGACGCAGTCGAACTCGGCTACACCGATTCCGGATCGGACGCGGACGGCGGGGACGACGACGAAGACGGTGCAGCGGGCGAGTGGGTGGTCGTCGACGATCGCCAGCAACTCTCCGAAGCGCTCGAGCTACCGGGTGTGAGCGAACGCCTCGAGCGAGCCAGCGCGGACTCGCGGTGTTCGCTCGAGACCGCCCGGGAAGTCGTCACGATCCTGGCCTGCGATGGACCGATGCGAACCGAGGCGCTCGCCGAGCGCGTCGACCGGTCGCCCGTCGCCGTCCAGAGTCTGCTGTCGGAGCTGCGAACCGAGTCGCTGCTCGACCGCCCGGACGAACGGACGTACGCGGTCGCCGACGACGTCCTCGAGGTGCTCGCGGGGAAGCGGCCGGAGGAGTGA
- a CDS encoding type II toxin-antitoxin system VapC family toxin, with the protein MKLCDTSVLVDIDRGGVEERVRKLDAEGRHAVSMVTVTELRLGIELGYEPTSEAYRDAVDGLDRLLARFEVLPVTRAVAVDAAAVIATLKRRGEPLNDLHDVYVASTARTERVPVLTANVSHFERIDDLEVVDWTTF; encoded by the coding sequence ATGAAACTCTGTGATACGTCGGTACTCGTCGACATCGATCGGGGCGGCGTCGAAGAGCGCGTCCGCAAACTCGACGCCGAGGGTCGCCACGCCGTCAGCATGGTGACCGTCACCGAACTCCGTCTCGGGATCGAACTGGGGTACGAACCGACCTCCGAGGCGTACCGCGACGCCGTCGACGGGCTCGACCGACTCCTCGCTCGCTTCGAGGTCCTCCCGGTCACCCGGGCCGTCGCGGTCGACGCCGCGGCCGTGATCGCGACGCTGAAACGACGCGGCGAACCGCTGAACGACCTCCACGACGTGTACGTCGCGTCGACCGCCCGCACCGAACGAGTGCCTGTGTTGACGGCGAACGTCTCGCACTTCGAACGGATCGACGACCTCGAGGTCGTCGACTGGACCACGTTCTGA
- a CDS encoding antitoxin VapB family protein: protein MSKNIAIADDVYERLKREKGDRSFSEVIADTLDERARLADVHGEGVLNPDAVAAAREEIGRLSEGTLSRLDDETL, encoded by the coding sequence ATGAGCAAGAACATCGCGATCGCCGACGACGTCTACGAGCGGCTGAAACGCGAAAAGGGCGATCGGAGCTTCAGCGAGGTGATCGCGGACACGCTCGACGAGCGCGCCCGACTGGCGGACGTCCACGGCGAAGGCGTCCTCAACCCGGATGCCGTCGCTGCAGCCCGCGAAGAGATTGGCCGCCTCTCGGAGGGGACGCTGTCCCGGCTCGACGATGAAACTCTGTGA
- the fen gene encoding flap endonuclease-1, giving the protein MGNAALRDVAVIEEIPFSDLAGSIVAVDAHNWLYRYLTTTVKWTASDAYTTPDGTEVANLIGIVQGLPKFFEHDVTPVMVFDGGPSELKADEIESRREQRETYEEQLEVAREEGDAVAIAQLESRTQRLTPTIQETSRELLSLLDVPIVEAPAEGEAQAAHVVRRGDADYVGSEDYDALLFGAPKTLRQLTSKGNPELMDLEATLEEHDLTLEQLIDAAILIGTDFNEGVTGIGPKTAISELTEHGDLWSVLEARGEHVEHADRVRELFRNPNVTDAYEFETSLEPDLPAARSYVCEEWGVDADEVARGFERIEESVTQTGLDRWT; this is encoded by the coding sequence ATGGGGAACGCAGCACTGCGCGACGTCGCCGTCATCGAGGAGATCCCGTTTTCCGACCTCGCGGGCTCGATCGTCGCCGTCGACGCCCACAACTGGCTCTACCGCTACCTGACGACGACGGTCAAGTGGACCGCGAGCGACGCCTACACCACGCCCGACGGCACCGAGGTCGCGAACCTGATCGGCATCGTCCAGGGGCTGCCGAAGTTCTTCGAACACGACGTCACGCCTGTGATGGTGTTCGACGGCGGCCCCTCCGAGCTCAAAGCCGACGAGATCGAGTCCCGGCGCGAGCAGCGGGAAACGTACGAAGAGCAACTCGAGGTCGCCCGCGAGGAAGGCGACGCGGTCGCCATCGCCCAGCTCGAGTCCCGGACCCAGCGGCTGACACCGACGATCCAGGAGACGAGCCGCGAACTGCTCTCGCTGCTCGACGTCCCGATCGTCGAGGCGCCTGCCGAGGGGGAAGCCCAGGCCGCTCACGTGGTCCGACGCGGCGACGCCGACTACGTCGGCTCGGAGGACTACGACGCGCTGCTGTTCGGCGCGCCGAAGACCCTGCGCCAGCTCACGAGCAAAGGAAACCCCGAGCTGATGGACCTCGAGGCGACGCTCGAAGAACACGACCTCACGCTCGAGCAGTTGATCGACGCCGCGATCCTGATCGGGACGGACTTCAACGAGGGCGTGACCGGAATCGGCCCGAAGACGGCGATCTCCGAGCTCACCGAACACGGCGACCTCTGGTCGGTGCTCGAGGCTCGCGGCGAGCACGTCGAGCACGCCGACCGCGTCCGGGAGCTCTTTCGGAACCCGAACGTGACCGACGCCTACGAGTTCGAGACGAGCCTCGAGCCCGACCTTCCGGCGGCCCGATCGTACGTCTGTGAGGAGTGGGGCGTCGACGCCGACGAGGTCGCTCGCGGCTTCGAGCGGATCGAAGAGAGCGTCACGCAGACGGGGCTCGACCGCTGGACCTAG